From Actinopolymorpha cephalotaxi, one genomic window encodes:
- the sigJ gene encoding RNA polymerase sigma factor SigJ — MTTPPEPGSRRTEAGQDAIMGERRQLISLAYRLLGSLADAEDAVQEAYARWYAMSGAQREAIVSPGAWLTTVTGRICLDLLGSARARREKYVGEWIPEPLPGSTDWISGRRSTGDATSERADPADRVTLDESISMAFLVVLDSMTPAERVAFVLHDVFGYPFADIAEIVGRTPAACRQLASSARRRVRTSQAPPTPAARQAGIVREFSRAWQAKDVDALIGLLDPDATLVADSGGFAPAALHPIEGGELIARLLADLAGRAPGNVTFAQQVVNGQPGLVAREDGVTITVYAFEIVADRIRHIWAVRNPEKLRPWTAG; from the coding sequence ATGACCACACCGCCAGAGCCGGGGAGCCGGCGAACCGAGGCCGGCCAGGACGCGATCATGGGCGAGCGGCGTCAGTTGATCAGTCTCGCGTACCGGCTGCTCGGCTCGCTGGCCGACGCCGAGGACGCCGTGCAGGAGGCCTACGCACGCTGGTACGCCATGTCCGGCGCGCAGCGGGAAGCCATCGTCTCCCCCGGCGCCTGGCTGACGACGGTCACCGGCCGCATCTGCCTGGACCTGCTCGGCTCCGCCCGTGCCCGGCGGGAGAAGTACGTGGGCGAGTGGATCCCCGAACCTCTGCCGGGCTCCACGGACTGGATCAGTGGCCGGCGCAGCACCGGCGACGCCACCTCCGAACGCGCCGACCCGGCCGACCGGGTCACCCTCGACGAGTCGATCAGCATGGCCTTCCTCGTCGTGCTCGACTCGATGACCCCGGCCGAGCGGGTCGCATTCGTCCTGCACGACGTCTTCGGCTACCCGTTCGCCGACATCGCCGAGATCGTCGGCCGCACCCCCGCGGCCTGCCGCCAGCTCGCCTCCTCGGCGCGCCGCCGCGTCCGTACGTCGCAGGCTCCACCGACCCCGGCGGCGCGGCAGGCCGGGATCGTCAGGGAGTTCAGCCGGGCTTGGCAGGCCAAGGACGTGGACGCCCTCATCGGCCTGCTGGACCCCGACGCCACGCTGGTCGCCGACAGCGGCGGTTTCGCGCCCGCCGCCCTGCACCCCATCGAGGGCGGCGAACTGATCGCGCGCCTGCTCGCCGACCTCGCCGGCAGGGCGCCGGGCAACGTGACCTTCGCCCAGCAGGTCGTCAACGGCCAGCCCGGTCTGGTCGCGCGAGAGGACGGCGTCACGATCACGGTGTATGCGTTCGAGATCGTGGCCGACCGGATCAGGCACATCTGGGCGGTACGCAACCCGGAGAAGCTGCGGCCGTGGACGGCCGGCTGA
- a CDS encoding LUD domain-containing protein: MTTSFPATTFADPASARSLERAAASLAAHGFGVEILDDVAAARTRVGELVPEGASVFTGASETLRLSGIQDDLNASGRYRAVKPRVLAMDRATQADEIRRLTATPDVVVGSVAAVTETGSLVVASGSGSQLPAYAGGAARAIWVVGAQKVVPDLDTALRRVEEHAFPLENIRAQAVYGAPSAINRLLVLNAEYQPGRGTVLLLREAIGF, from the coding sequence ATGACCACCTCCTTCCCGGCAACGACCTTCGCCGACCCGGCATCCGCGCGGAGTCTGGAGCGGGCGGCCGCTTCCCTTGCCGCACACGGTTTCGGCGTCGAGATCCTCGACGACGTGGCGGCGGCGCGTACTCGCGTCGGTGAGCTGGTGCCCGAGGGCGCGAGTGTGTTCACCGGCGCCAGTGAGACGCTGCGGCTGTCCGGCATCCAGGACGATCTCAATGCCAGTGGGCGATACCGGGCCGTCAAGCCACGGGTACTGGCCATGGACCGCGCCACCCAGGCCGACGAGATCCGGCGGCTGACCGCCACCCCCGACGTCGTGGTGGGCAGCGTCGCCGCCGTCACCGAGACCGGGTCCCTCGTGGTCGCCTCCGGCAGCGGAAGCCAGTTGCCTGCCTACGCCGGAGGCGCCGCCCGCGCGATCTGGGTCGTCGGCGCGCAGAAGGTGGTGCCCGACCTGGACACCGCGCTGCGCCGCGTCGAGGAGCACGCCTTCCCGCTGGAGAACATCCGTGCCCAGGCGGTGTACGGAGCACCCAGCGCCATCAACCGGCTGCTCGTCCTCAACGCGGAGTACCAGCCAGGGCGCGGCACCGTCCTGCTGCTCCGCGAGGCGATCGGGTTCTGA